One Triticum dicoccoides isolate Atlit2015 ecotype Zavitan chromosome 5B, WEW_v2.0, whole genome shotgun sequence genomic window carries:
- the LOC119311753 gene encoding deoxyhypusine synthase-like, which translates to MAGEGGSGGERSKDPLEGVRAIVLKPSESLDESRFTKIAGADFNDAGLGLDGLLGSLASTGFQASNLGDAIDVVNQMLDWRLSHEKPSEDCDEAELDPKYRESVKCKIFLGFTSNLVSSGIRDVIRFLVQHHMVDVVVTTAGGIEEDLIKCLAPTYRGEFSLHGALLRSKGLNRIGNLLVPNDNYCKFENWIMPLFDQMLQEQSTENVWTPSKVIARLGKEINDESSYLYWAYKNNIPVYCPALTDGSLGDMLFCHAVRNPGLIIDIVQDIRLINGEAIHASPRKTGVIILGGGLPKHHICNANMFRNGADYAVYINTAQEFDGSDSGARPDEAVSWGKIKGSAKPVKVHCDATIAFPLLVAATFARRSHGANSTN; encoded by the exons atggccggcgaGGGCGGAAGCGGCGGAGAGCGCAGCAAGGACCCGCTGGAGGGCGTCCGCGCCATCGTGCTCAAGCCGTCCGAGTCCCTCGACGAGTCGCGGTTCACCAAAATCGCCGGCGCCGACTTCAACGACGCCGGCCTCGGCCTCGACGGCCTCCTTGGGTCGCTCGCCTCCACGGGGTTCCAGGCGTCCAACCTCGGCGACGCCATCGACGTCGTCAATCAGATG TTAGATTGGAGGCTGTCGCATGAGAAGCCAAGCGAGGACTGTGATGAAGCTGAACTTGACCCGAAATACAGAGAATCTGTCAAGTGCAAGATATTCCTTGGTTTCACTTCGAACCTTGTTTCTTCCGGTATACGGGATGTAATACGGTTTCTAGTTCAACATCACATG GTGGATGTTGTTGTAACGACAGCTGGGGGTATAGAGGAAGACCTCATAAAATGCCTAGCACCAACGTACCGAGGTGAATTTTCTTTACATGGGGCACTGCTACGGTCAAAAGGACTTAACCGGATAGGAAATCTGTTGGTGCCCAATGATAACTATTGCAAGTTTGAAAACTGGATCATGCCACTCTTTGACCAGATGCTACAAGAACAATCTACCGAG AATGTCTGGACACCATCAAAGGTGATTGCTCGTCTTGGCAAAGAAATAAATGATGAAAGCTCCTACCTTTATTGGGCATACAAG AACAATATTCCTGTATACTGCCCAGCATTGACTGATGGATCACTCGGAGACATGCTGTTTTGTCATGCAGTTCGCAATCCTGGTCTTATTATCGACATTGTACAAG ATATAAGGCTGATAAATGGTGAAGCCATTCATGCAAGCCCAAGGAAGACAGGGGTCATAATTCTTGGTGGAGGCCTTCCAAAGCATCATATATGCAATGCAAATATGTTCCGCAATGGTGCAGATTATGCAGTCTATATCAACACGGCTCAAGAGTTTGATGGAAGTGACTCAGGAGCACGGCCAGATGAAGCAGTTTCATGGGGAAAGATCAAAGGTTCAGCAAAACCTGTAAAG GTCCACTGTGATGCAACTATCGCTTTCCCGTTACTTGTAGCTGCAACATTTGCACGTAGGTCTCATGGTGCAAATTCAACCAACTGA
- the LOC119311754 gene encoding CWF19-like protein 2 isoform X2, with protein sequence MLLGAKVVPRDKAVLPGSGDGSGSDGSAGKARSRRGSKRRDKEEKRRRRSRRRSDSSEEEGSDDSVDEEEEKELSRSKRRRKQRRRGRRDFSDEDDSSAESDKGRGSGKGKRGGAASDDDDDEDEEEEIGGDGMRASEVVRKEMGLEWMLKSASSSQPEGSRAQRAENEEDKFEATHEEVKKPNPKEMNPYLRDNGSGYPDEATAANAASQLLASSVVGDGGASWRLKALKRAKEQAAREGRKIEEVVEERWGSLGHLAASVSTSRVAPSYAHLQAIRGRKAGQGDYSEKSSKVDRKEDQRGEESGGGRQYLQGVSSRDHAMRKPRPDSVPWKKNRQNISSEDQTLISSALASINKFSNDGSFMDKISNHGSKNTNVSNVEKRDSDQKAHQESSKISSSVSTQKQQESSKISSSVSTQKQESSKISSSGSTQKLNANQLAAKVLQLRMKGKHEEADQLSREMETVLENQSASVEEPRHVKENSSTRHTIKPSAADRRKREEDADLHLANKIMHNKLYTMSKSVEDEYEYGDAPTKKGKRTREAHQENRGTQRHILTQKERCLYCFENPSRPKHLVIAIGNFTYLMLPQFEPLVPGHCVILPLQHESSTRTVDKNVWEEIRNFKKCLLKMFAQQDKDVVFMETVINLVKQQRHCMIECIPVPCEVSNKAPMYFKKAIDEVEEEWSQHEMKKLIPTSGNLRQVIPENFAYFHVEFGLDRGFVHVIDDESKFGAGFGLNVLRGVLRLPGEDMHRRRRHESMDNQKQAVAGFMKGWEPFDWTKQLE encoded by the exons ATGCTGCTGGGCGCGAAGGTGGTACCCCGCGACAAGGCTGTGCTG CCAGGAAGCGGCGACGGCTCGGGATCCGACGGCTCCGCCGGGAAGGCGCGCTCCAGGCGTGGCAGCAAGAGGAGGGACAAGGAGGAGAAGCGGAGGCGGAGGAGCCGGCGCAGGTCGGACAGCTCGGAGGAGGAGGGGTCGGACGACTCggtcgacgaggaggaggagaaggagctgAGCCGGAGCAAGCGCCGGAGGAAGCAGCGCCGCAGGGggcgccgcgacttctccgacgaggATGACTCCAGCGCCGAATCTGATAAAGGGAGAG GTAGTGGCAAGGGGAAGCGAGGAGGCGCTGcaagtgacgatgatgatgatgaggatgaagaggaggagatCGGAGGTGACGGGATGAGAGCAAGTGAGGTTGTCAGGAAGGAGATGGGGCTTGAATGGATGCTTAAATCGGCAAGCAGCAGTCAGCCGGAGGGCAGCCGTGCTCAGAGGGCTGAGAACGAGGAGGACAAGTTTGAGGCTACACATGAAGAG GTGAAGAAACCTAACCCGAAAGAAATGAATCCCTATTTGAGGGACAATGGCAGTGGCTATCCCGATGAAGCCACCGCTGCAAATGCAGCCAGTCAGTTGCTTGCGTCCTCCGTTGTCGGTGACGGAGGTGCTAGCTGGCGGCTTAAGGCTTTGAAACGTGCAAAAGAGCAAGCAGCTCGTGAAGGTAGAAAGATTGAGGAG GTAGTTGAAGAGAGATGGGGTTCATTGGGTCACTTAGCCGCATCAGTCTCAACGTCCAGAGTTGCCCCTTCTTATGCCCACTTGCAGGCCATTAGGGGTAGAAAAGCTGGACAAGGAGACTACTCTGAGAAATCCTCCAAAGTAGATCGGAAGGAGGACCAGCGAGGCGAAGAGAGTGGTGGTGGTCGCCAATATTTGCAAGGCGTCTCCTCCCGGGATCATGCAATGAGAAAACCCAGGCCTGATTCTGTACCTTGGAAGAAAAACAGACAGAATATATCCTCTGAGGATCAAACGCTCATCTCGTCAGCACTAGCAAGCATCAACAAATTTTCTAACGATGGGAGCTTTATGGATAAAATCAGTAACCATGGTAGTAAAAATACAAATGTTTCAAATGTCGAGAAGAGGGATAGTGATCAGAAAGCCCACCAGGAGAGTTCAAAGATATCATCTTCAGTGAGCACACAAAAGCAGCAGGAGAGTTCAAAGATATCATCTTCAGTGAGCACACAAAAGCAGGAGAGTTCAAAGATATCATCTTCAGGTAGCACTCAAAAGCTAAATGCAAACCAGTTAGCTGCGAAGGTTCTGCAGCTCCGAATGAAAGGCAAGCACGAAGAAGCTGACCAACTTTCG AGAGAGATGGAGACTGTGCTGGAAAACCAGAGTGCTTCTGTTGAAGAGCCTAGGCATGTAAAGGAAAATAGCTCAACCAG GCATACAATAAAGCCCAGTGCAGCTGATCGCAGGAAAAGAGAAGAGGATGCTGACCTGCATCTTGCAAATAAAATTATGCACAACAAACTGTACACCATGAGTAAAAGTGTAGAGGATGAATATGAATATGGTGATGCTCCCACTAAGAAAGGCAAAAGGACCAGAGAGGCACATCAGGAGAATAGGGGCACTCAGAGACATATTTTGACTCAGAAAGAGCGCTGTTTGTATTGCTTTGAGAACCCATCCAGGCCAAAGCATCTGGTTATTGCTATAGGGAACTTCACTTACTTGATGCTGCCACAGTTTGAGCCTCTTGTTCCTGGGCACTGTGTCATTCTTCCATTGCAG CACGAGTCTTCAACAAGAACAGTTGATAAAAATGTCTGGGAGGAGATTCGCAACTTCAAGAAGTGCCTCCTGAAGATGTTTGCGCAGCAGGACAAGGATGTGGTTTTCATGGAGACTgtcataaacttggtcaaacaaCAGAGGCATTGCATGATTGAATGCATCCCTGTCCCATGCGAAGTTTCAAACAAAGCGCCCATGTACTTCAAGAAG GCAATTGATGAAGTTGAAGAGGAATGGTCCCAGCACGAGATGAAGAAGCTCATTCCAACGAGCGGTAACCTGCGGCAGGTCATCCCGGAGAACTTCGCCTACTTCCACGTGGAGTTTGGCCTGGACCGTGGGTTTGTCCACGTGATCGACGACGAGAGCAAGTTTGGTGCTGGTTTCGGGCTGAATGTACTCAGAGGGGTGCTCCGGTTGCCGGGGGAGGACATGCACCGTCGCCGGAGGCACGAGTCCATGGATAACCAGAAGCAAGCTGTTGCCGGCTTCATGAAAGGCTGGGAGCCCTTCGACTGGACGAAGCAGCTCGAGTAG
- the LOC119311754 gene encoding CWF19-like protein 2 isoform X1, with the protein MLLGAKVVPRDKAVLKPGSGDGSGSDGSAGKARSRRGSKRRDKEEKRRRRSRRRSDSSEEEGSDDSVDEEEEKELSRSKRRRKQRRRGRRDFSDEDDSSAESDKGRGSGKGKRGGAASDDDDDEDEEEEIGGDGMRASEVVRKEMGLEWMLKSASSSQPEGSRAQRAENEEDKFEATHEEVKKPNPKEMNPYLRDNGSGYPDEATAANAASQLLASSVVGDGGASWRLKALKRAKEQAAREGRKIEEVVEERWGSLGHLAASVSTSRVAPSYAHLQAIRGRKAGQGDYSEKSSKVDRKEDQRGEESGGGRQYLQGVSSRDHAMRKPRPDSVPWKKNRQNISSEDQTLISSALASINKFSNDGSFMDKISNHGSKNTNVSNVEKRDSDQKAHQESSKISSSVSTQKQQESSKISSSVSTQKQESSKISSSGSTQKLNANQLAAKVLQLRMKGKHEEADQLSREMETVLENQSASVEEPRHVKENSSTRHTIKPSAADRRKREEDADLHLANKIMHNKLYTMSKSVEDEYEYGDAPTKKGKRTREAHQENRGTQRHILTQKERCLYCFENPSRPKHLVIAIGNFTYLMLPQFEPLVPGHCVILPLQHESSTRTVDKNVWEEIRNFKKCLLKMFAQQDKDVVFMETVINLVKQQRHCMIECIPVPCEVSNKAPMYFKKAIDEVEEEWSQHEMKKLIPTSGNLRQVIPENFAYFHVEFGLDRGFVHVIDDESKFGAGFGLNVLRGVLRLPGEDMHRRRRHESMDNQKQAVAGFMKGWEPFDWTKQLE; encoded by the exons ATGCTGCTGGGCGCGAAGGTGGTACCCCGCGACAAGGCTGTGCTG AAGCCAGGAAGCGGCGACGGCTCGGGATCCGACGGCTCCGCCGGGAAGGCGCGCTCCAGGCGTGGCAGCAAGAGGAGGGACAAGGAGGAGAAGCGGAGGCGGAGGAGCCGGCGCAGGTCGGACAGCTCGGAGGAGGAGGGGTCGGACGACTCggtcgacgaggaggaggagaaggagctgAGCCGGAGCAAGCGCCGGAGGAAGCAGCGCCGCAGGGggcgccgcgacttctccgacgaggATGACTCCAGCGCCGAATCTGATAAAGGGAGAG GTAGTGGCAAGGGGAAGCGAGGAGGCGCTGcaagtgacgatgatgatgatgaggatgaagaggaggagatCGGAGGTGACGGGATGAGAGCAAGTGAGGTTGTCAGGAAGGAGATGGGGCTTGAATGGATGCTTAAATCGGCAAGCAGCAGTCAGCCGGAGGGCAGCCGTGCTCAGAGGGCTGAGAACGAGGAGGACAAGTTTGAGGCTACACATGAAGAG GTGAAGAAACCTAACCCGAAAGAAATGAATCCCTATTTGAGGGACAATGGCAGTGGCTATCCCGATGAAGCCACCGCTGCAAATGCAGCCAGTCAGTTGCTTGCGTCCTCCGTTGTCGGTGACGGAGGTGCTAGCTGGCGGCTTAAGGCTTTGAAACGTGCAAAAGAGCAAGCAGCTCGTGAAGGTAGAAAGATTGAGGAG GTAGTTGAAGAGAGATGGGGTTCATTGGGTCACTTAGCCGCATCAGTCTCAACGTCCAGAGTTGCCCCTTCTTATGCCCACTTGCAGGCCATTAGGGGTAGAAAAGCTGGACAAGGAGACTACTCTGAGAAATCCTCCAAAGTAGATCGGAAGGAGGACCAGCGAGGCGAAGAGAGTGGTGGTGGTCGCCAATATTTGCAAGGCGTCTCCTCCCGGGATCATGCAATGAGAAAACCCAGGCCTGATTCTGTACCTTGGAAGAAAAACAGACAGAATATATCCTCTGAGGATCAAACGCTCATCTCGTCAGCACTAGCAAGCATCAACAAATTTTCTAACGATGGGAGCTTTATGGATAAAATCAGTAACCATGGTAGTAAAAATACAAATGTTTCAAATGTCGAGAAGAGGGATAGTGATCAGAAAGCCCACCAGGAGAGTTCAAAGATATCATCTTCAGTGAGCACACAAAAGCAGCAGGAGAGTTCAAAGATATCATCTTCAGTGAGCACACAAAAGCAGGAGAGTTCAAAGATATCATCTTCAGGTAGCACTCAAAAGCTAAATGCAAACCAGTTAGCTGCGAAGGTTCTGCAGCTCCGAATGAAAGGCAAGCACGAAGAAGCTGACCAACTTTCG AGAGAGATGGAGACTGTGCTGGAAAACCAGAGTGCTTCTGTTGAAGAGCCTAGGCATGTAAAGGAAAATAGCTCAACCAG GCATACAATAAAGCCCAGTGCAGCTGATCGCAGGAAAAGAGAAGAGGATGCTGACCTGCATCTTGCAAATAAAATTATGCACAACAAACTGTACACCATGAGTAAAAGTGTAGAGGATGAATATGAATATGGTGATGCTCCCACTAAGAAAGGCAAAAGGACCAGAGAGGCACATCAGGAGAATAGGGGCACTCAGAGACATATTTTGACTCAGAAAGAGCGCTGTTTGTATTGCTTTGAGAACCCATCCAGGCCAAAGCATCTGGTTATTGCTATAGGGAACTTCACTTACTTGATGCTGCCACAGTTTGAGCCTCTTGTTCCTGGGCACTGTGTCATTCTTCCATTGCAG CACGAGTCTTCAACAAGAACAGTTGATAAAAATGTCTGGGAGGAGATTCGCAACTTCAAGAAGTGCCTCCTGAAGATGTTTGCGCAGCAGGACAAGGATGTGGTTTTCATGGAGACTgtcataaacttggtcaaacaaCAGAGGCATTGCATGATTGAATGCATCCCTGTCCCATGCGAAGTTTCAAACAAAGCGCCCATGTACTTCAAGAAG GCAATTGATGAAGTTGAAGAGGAATGGTCCCAGCACGAGATGAAGAAGCTCATTCCAACGAGCGGTAACCTGCGGCAGGTCATCCCGGAGAACTTCGCCTACTTCCACGTGGAGTTTGGCCTGGACCGTGGGTTTGTCCACGTGATCGACGACGAGAGCAAGTTTGGTGCTGGTTTCGGGCTGAATGTACTCAGAGGGGTGCTCCGGTTGCCGGGGGAGGACATGCACCGTCGCCGGAGGCACGAGTCCATGGATAACCAGAAGCAAGCTGTTGCCGGCTTCATGAAAGGCTGGGAGCCCTTCGACTGGACGAAGCAGCTCGAGTAG
- the LOC119311755 gene encoding ALA-interacting subunit 5-like: MPPANGGAAAGPSSGSGRDGPPAATAAVKRNRPRYHAFTQQQLPACKPILSPNMVIPILVFVGLLFIPIGLACYAASNKVFEVVYRYDTKCVPKNMLHNKVGYIQNASINKTCTINLKIPNAMKRPIFVYYQLDRFYQNHRRYATSFNIAQLSDPKEEANADIKDCKPEAYAGKGIPVVPCGLVAWSLFNDTYSLARRPRRAGGIGGVEALRVIKSGISWRSERERLFGKHVYPKNFQNGSLVGGGRLDPRKPLSEQEELMVWMRTAAMPRFRKLYGRVEADLDAGETVAVEVRNSYNTYSFDGGKAVVLSTAGPLGGRNAFLGRAYLVTGMACLVLALLLTLVCLFFPMTEEHLRLR, from the exons ATGCcgccggcgaacggtggcgccGCCGCCGGACCGAGCTCCGGCAGCGGCAGGGACGGCCCGCCGGCGGCCACCGCAGCGGTGAAACGCAACAGGCCTCGGT ATCATGCATTTACTCAGCAACAACTCCCAGCGTGCAAGCCTATACTGTCACCCAATATG GTCATTCCCATTCTTGTATTCGTGGGCTTGCTTTTCATTCCGATTGGCCTTGCTTGCTACGCGGCTTCAAACAAG GTCTTCGAAGTGGTTTACCGATACGACACGAAATGCGTTCCGAAGAACATGCTTCACAACAAAGTGGGCTACATCCAGAACGCGTCGATAAACAAGACATGCACAATAAATCTCAAG ATCCCCAATGCTATGAAGAGGCCAATCTTCGTATACTACCAGCTCGACCGGTTCTACCAGAACCACAGAAG GTACGCGACGAGCTTCAACATCGCGCAGCTGAGCGACCCCAAGGAGGAGGCGAACGCCGACATAAAGGACTGCAAGCCTGAAGCCTACGCCGGCAAAGGCATCCCCGTGGTGCCATGCGGCCTCGTGGCCTGGAGCCTGTTCAACGACACCTACAGCTTGGCCCGCCGTCCCCGTCGCGCTGGCGGCATCGGCGGCGTCGAGGCGCTGAGGGTGATCAAGAGCGGGATCTCGTGGCGGAGCGAGCGGGAGCGGCTGTTCGGCAAGCACGTGTACCCCAAGAACTTCCAGAACGGCAGCCTCGTCGGCGGCGGGCGGCTCGACCCGAGAAAGCCC CTGAGCGAGCAGGAGGAGCTGATGGTGTGGATGCGGACGGCGGCGATGCCGCGGTTCAGGAAGCTGTACGGGAGGGTGGAGGCGGACCTGGACGCCGGCGAGACGGTGGCGGTGGAGGTGCGGAACAGCTACAACACGTACAGCTTCGACGGGGGCAAGGCGGTGGTGCTGTCCACCGCCGGGCCGCTAGGCGGGCGCAACGCGTTCCTCGGCCGCGCCTACCTCGTCACCGGCATGGCCTGCCTCGTCCTCGCGCTGCTGCTCACGCTCGTCTGCCTCTTCTTCCCCAT GACAGAGGAGCATCTCCGGCTGCGGTAG